Proteins from a genomic interval of Gemmatimonadota bacterium:
- a CDS encoding NUDIX domain-containing protein, translating to MPLHVRYFCSDEQPSEQFVTSVRCLVFQNDSVLVLRNRKGNHILPGGRREEGETFEQTLRREVIEETGWTVESISRLGFIHLEHLKPKPPGFQFPYLPHFFQIIYTARASKHVPDLMCDDDYEEDATFVPIGELDGLGISEAELGYVRYIGINGLLTGWV from the coding sequence ATGCCTTTGCACGTGCGTTATTTTTGTTCCGATGAACAGCCATCAGAGCAGTTTGTAACTTCTGTTCGATGTCTCGTTTTCCAGAATGATTCTGTTCTCGTACTCAGGAACCGTAAGGGCAATCACATTTTGCCGGGCGGTCGTCGCGAGGAGGGAGAGACTTTTGAACAAACACTTCGCCGTGAAGTTATTGAAGAGACAGGCTGGACGGTTGAATCTATCTCACGCCTGGGGTTCATCCATCTGGAACATCTCAAGCCGAAGCCGCCTGGATTCCAGTTCCCATATCTCCCTCACTTTTTTCAAATTATTTATACCGCCCGCGCTTCCAAACATGTGCCAGATTTGATGTGCGATGATGACTATGAGGAGGACGCGACATTTGTCCCAATAGGTGAACTGGATGGGTTGGGTATCTCTGAGGCAGAGTTGGGATATGTCCGATATATCGGCATCAACGGGTTATTGACGGGTTGGGTG